The following are from one region of the Salvia splendens isolate huo1 chromosome 2, SspV2, whole genome shotgun sequence genome:
- the LOC121772092 gene encoding uncharacterized protein LOC121772092: protein MEDLTFDPEAYSEYMDDINYSQGFYVTPGKDGSVILGGIRRVEGGDRYQKAESAAKFAVEEYNNKAGEQGFLRFITIVNLNVEPTAGALYYITAATEDAAGEICLYQMQIWEKLNTGYLVQIFRPAPYSLKSSEKLAHKNCCLVINNLVPWMDENYLYYKCFKGARQILGIKVCHSASGENTNHAYIWMRNSAKMEQIAHKYGGRKMPRSNVCYTFNLSN from the exons ATGGAAGACCTTACTTTCGATCCAGAAGCCTACTCCGAATACATGGATGACATTAACTACAGCCAG GGCTTCTATGTAACGCCGGGTAAAGATGGGTCTGTGATCCTGGGAGGCATCAGGCGCGTCGAAGGCGGCGACCGCTACCAAAAGGCAGAAAGCGCTGCCAAGTTTGCGGTGGAGGAGTACAACAACAAGGCTGGGGAACAAGGTTTTCTCAGGTTCATCACAATAGTAAATCTCAACGTGGAGCCCACCGCCGGAGCGCTCTACTACATCACCGCCGCCACGGAGGACGCTGCCGGTGAGATTTGTCTCTATCAGATGCAGATTTGGGAGAAACTCAACACAGGATATCTAGTCCAGATATTCCGCCCTGCCCCATACAGCCTCAAATCATCAG AGAAGCTAGCACACAAAAATTGCTGCCTTGTGATTAATAACTTGGTGCCTTGGATGGATGAAAATTATTTGTACTACAAGTGTTTCAAAGGTGCACGTCAG attttaGGAATCAAGGTATGTCACAGTGCCAGTGGGGAGAATACAAATCATGCGTACATATGGATGAGAAATTCTGCAAAGATGGAACAGATTGCTCACAAGTATGGCGGGAGAAAGATGCCACGCTCTAATGTTTGCTATACTTTTAATTTAAGCAATTAG
- the LOC121773179 gene encoding vicilin-like seed storage protein At2g28490, producing the protein MGKTTRLLAVLALLAVAVSARNDDERWSERERGRGEERWSERERRGREEARGGTGWREGDDWFLLHRSKPVVETEAGSMKLVQGSGKIPMHIGFITMEPKSLFIPQYLDSSLILFVRRGEARVGNIYKDELVERRLKVGDIYRIAAGSAFYLINAEEGQRLHIVCSIDTSDSLTPYKFQSFYVAGGKNPKSVLSGFDHLTLSTAFNVTEEELEDMLMSQREGPIIYLSNTTHAPRAWSKLSEMERAAEMRRVGGDEQQSTWSFRKMMVSFMDWSNKKNDDRKGSRTGKGPDAYNLYDKKPDFKNDYGWSVAVDEKNYPPLRHNDIGVYLVNLTAGSMMAPHINPMATEYGVVLEGSGTIQIVYPNGSLAMNAKVNEGDVFWVPRFFPFCQIASRTGPFEFFGFTTSAHNNWPQFLVGANSLLHALRGPEFAAGFGMTEDRLDYIIDAQRESTILPTATVAPPGGVREAVRKLWSV; encoded by the exons ATGGGTAAGACGACACGTTTGTTGGCCGTTTTGGCCTTGCTTGCGGTGGCCGTCTCTGCTCGCAATGACGACGAGCGGTGGTCCGAAAGGGAAAGAGGCCGCGGAGAAGAGCGGTGGTCCGAGAGGGAGCGACGAGGCCGCGAAGAAGCTCGTGGCGGCACCGGATGGCGCGAGGGGGACGACTGGTTCTTGCTTCACCGTTCCAAGCCGGTGGTCGAGACTGAGGCTGGGAGCATGAAGCTGGTCCAGGGCTCCGGCAAAATCCCTATGCATATTGGCTTCATCACCATGGAACCTAAGAGCTTGTTCATTCCTCAGTATCTCGATTCCTCACTCATCCTCTTCGTTCGCAGAG GGGAAGCAAGAGTGGGGAATATATACAAAGATGAACTGGTGGAGAGGAGATTGAAGGTTGGGGACATATACCGAATCGCGGCGGGATCCGCCTTTTATTTGATCAATGCAGAGGAAGGCCAGAGGCTTCATATCGTCTGCAGCATTGATACATCCGACAGCCTCACACCCTATAAATTTCAA TCCTTCTACGTTGCAGGTGGAAAGAATCCTAAGTCGGTGCTCTCTGGATTCGATCATTTAACGTTGTCGACAGCATTCAAT GTGACAGAGGAAGAACTGGAAGATATGCTGATGAGCCAACGTGAAGGCCCGATCATCTACTTATCGAACACGACTCATGCCCCTAGGGCGTGGTCTAAATTGTCCGAGATGGAGAGGGCGGCTGAGATGAGGCGAGTCGGAGGAGATGAGCAACAATCGACATGGTCTTTTAGGAAGATGATGGTGTCTTTCATGGATTGGAGTAACAAGAAGAATGATGATAGGAAGGGTTCAAGAACCGGTAAAGGCCCGGATGCGTACAACCTCTACGACAAAAAGCCTGATTTCAAGAACGACTACGGGTGGAGCGTTGCTGTCGACGAGAAGAACTATCCGCCCCTCCGCCACAATGACATTGGAGTCTATCTTGTCAATCTCACTGCG GGATCGATGATGGCGCCTCATATCAATCCGATGGCGACCGAGTACGGGGTTGTGTTGGAAGGAAGTGGGACGATACAAATCGTGTATCCAAATGGGAGCTTGGCTATGAATGCTAAAGTGAATGAAGGGGATGTGTTTTGGGTACCTCGCTTCTTCCCCTTCTGCCAGATCGCGTCACGCACCGGCCCGTTTGAGTTCTTCGGGTTCACGACCTCGGCTCACAACAACTGGCCTCAGTTCTTGGTGGGAGCAAACTCGTTGCTCCACGCCTTGAGAGGGCCCGAGTTTGCAGCTGGTTTTGGGATGACTGAAGATAGGCTCGACTACATCATTGATGCGCAGCGGGAGTCGACCATCCTGCCTACGGCCACGGTGGCTCCGCCGGGTGGGGTGAGAGAGGCAGTGAGGAAGTTGTGGAGTGTGTGA
- the LOC121787469 gene encoding uncharacterized protein LOC121787469, which produces MSLPTASFDFGFDSDADELQAIAAEQRFELMTVKTVDADLDFAFDLQLQEAITASLSINPQPSTSSAAAAAYQPQRNEDELKFTDVLSDELLKLEQELRDQAISEREFQNLKNDLDRRLHDHQLALEISRMSDDEWDDWGDDFERPFGEGSSKGGSNEIFRVYFKGLMENRLTDESSLGGIGVAICNSRDDLLFELRKPFVAHGANRRTADIAALIEGLNAALELQLQRLVFYCDYNPILKYVTRQWSSKQKKVAALIDRVTDLSKKFTYCQPALAARKDIKFAFKLAREAIDAQVNRAAEASSSNNPKEACVICLEDSNINQIFSIDDCMHRYCFSCMKQHVEMKLLHGLLPTCPHEGCKSELRIDSCRTFLTPRLIDIMSQRMKEASIPVTEKVYCPYPKCSALMSKSEALEHSKPAIVGAERSGARKCLKCNNHFCINCKVPWHNNSTCTQYKMCNPHPPQEEAKLKNLAATNLWRQCVKCNHMIELATGCYHMTCRCGNEFCYTCGAEWKKKKATCSCPLWDEENILEDDFDSDEEDEDAYFDSDSDGY; this is translated from the exons ATGTCACTTCCGACGGCGTCGTTTGACTTCGGATTCGACTCCGACGCCGACGAACTCCAGGCCATCGCCGCCGAGCAACGCTTCGAACTAATGACCGTCAAAACCGTCGACGCCGACCTCGACTTCGCCTTCGATCTCCAACTCCAGGAAGCCATAACCGCTTCTCTATCCATTAATCCCCAACCTTCCACCTCctctgctgccgccgctgcctaTCAACCCCAACGAAACGAGGATGAATTGAAATTCACCGACGTCCTCTCCGACGAGCTCCTCAAACTCGAGCAGGAACTCAGAGACCAAGCTATTTCTGAGAGAGAATTCCAGAATTTGAAGAATGATCTCGACAGGCGGCTCCACGATCATCAGTTGGCGCTTGAGATCTCGAGAATGTCGGATGATGAGTGGGATGATTGGGGGGATGATTTCGAGCGACCGTTTGGGGAAGGCAGTTCGAAAGGGGGGAGTAATGAGATATTTAGGGTTTATTTCAAGGGTTTGATGGAGAATCGTTTGACCGACGAATCTTCTCTGGGAGGAATTGGCGTCGCGATATGCAATTCGAGGGATGATTTGTTGTTTGAGTTGCGGAAGCCGTTCGTGGCCCACGGGGCGAACCGGCGGACCGCGGATATCGCGGCCCTTATCGAAGGGCTCAATGCTGCATTGGAACTCCAACTGCAAAGGCTTGTTTTCTACTGTGATTATAATCCGATTTTGAAATAT GTTACTAGACAGTGGTCGAGCAAACAGAAAAAAGTTGCTGCACTGATAGATAGAGTAACCGATCTTTCAAAAAAGTTTACGTACTGCCAGCCAGCTCTTGCAGCTCGAAAAGACATAAAGTTTGCGTTTAAACTAGCTAGAGAAGCGATAGATGCTCAGGTGAACAGGGCTGCAGAGGCAAGTAGCTCTAATAATCCAAAGGAGGCGTGTGTTATCTGTTTGGAGGATTCAAATATAAACCAGATCTTCTCTATCGATGATTGTATGCACCGCTATTGCTTTTCTTGCATGAAACAACACGTGGAAATGAAGCTACTCCATGGACTGCTGCCGACTTGTCCACACGAAGGGTGTAAATCTGAATTGAGAATCGATAGTTGCAGAACATTCTTGACACCTAGGTTGATAGACATTATGAGTCAGCGTATGAAGGAGGCCTCGATTCCAGTGACAGAGAAAGTTTACTGTCCTTACCCTAAATGTTCAGCTCTAATGTCCAAGTCAGAGGCTCTTGAACATTCAAAGCCTGCCATAGTAGGAGCGGAAAGATCTGGAGCCAGAAAGTGCTTAAAATGCAACAACCACTTTTGTATTAATTGTAAAGTTCCCTGGCACAACAACTCAACTTGTACTCAGTACAAAATGTGCAACCCTCATCCCCCACAAGAAGAGGCAAAACTGAAGAACTTAGCAGCAACAAATTTGTGGCGTCAGTGTGTAAAATGCAACCATATGATTGAACTCGCTACTGGATGTTACCACATGACTTGCAG ATGTGGAAATGAATTTTGTTACACATGTGGTGCTGAGTGGAAAAAGAAGAAGGCGACCTGCTCTTGTCCACTTTGGGATGAGGAGAACATTCTGGAAGATGACTTCGACTCGGATGAAGAGGACGAGGATGCATACTTTGATTCAGATTCAGATGGATATTAG